A genomic window from Microbacterium sp. ET2 includes:
- a CDS encoding vitamin K epoxide reductase family protein: protein MPAASSRSQPRALAIWLIVAGVVGWWAAFSLTMERFHLLENPGSSASCDFSPLVQCGRNLESAQGAVFGFPNPILGLAGWIAPIVVGAAILSGARFARWFWLLFELGMTLAFVFVVWLIAQSIFVLGTLCPWCMVTWVVAIPSFYAVTLHVMRTGILPAPKPLRRAADRLMGWLPLFAVLSYAVVAVLAQVRLDVLGSLF, encoded by the coding sequence ATGCCCGCTGCGTCTTCGCGTTCCCAGCCCCGCGCTCTGGCGATCTGGCTCATCGTCGCCGGCGTCGTCGGGTGGTGGGCCGCTTTCTCCCTGACGATGGAGCGGTTCCATCTGCTCGAGAACCCGGGATCCAGCGCGTCGTGCGATTTCAGTCCGCTCGTGCAGTGCGGCAGGAATCTCGAATCCGCTCAGGGTGCGGTCTTCGGATTCCCCAACCCGATCCTGGGGCTGGCGGGGTGGATCGCGCCGATCGTCGTGGGGGCGGCGATCCTCTCCGGTGCTCGCTTCGCGCGCTGGTTCTGGCTTCTCTTCGAGCTCGGTATGACTCTGGCGTTCGTCTTCGTCGTGTGGCTGATCGCGCAGAGCATCTTCGTGCTCGGCACCCTGTGCCCCTGGTGCATGGTGACCTGGGTGGTGGCGATCCCGTCGTTCTACGCCGTGACCCTGCACGTCATGCGGACGGGAATCCTCCCTGCTCCGAAGCCGCTGCGTCGCGCCGCCGACCGGCTCATGGGGTGGCTTCCGCTCTTCGCCGTCCTCAGCTACGCGGTCGTGGCGGTCCTCGCCCAGGTGCGACTGGACGTCCTCGGCTCGCTGTTCTGA
- the ndk gene encoding nucleoside-diphosphate kinase codes for MATQETLVLVKPDGVARGLTGAVLARIEAKGYALVDIRLVEPDRERLEAHYAEHEGKPFYEPLLEFMMSGPSVAIRVAGNRVIEGFRSLAGATDPTAAAPGTIRGDLGRDWGLKVQQNLVHGSDSPESAARELSIWF; via the coding sequence ATGGCCACGCAAGAAACCCTCGTCCTGGTGAAACCCGATGGCGTCGCCCGGGGGCTGACGGGGGCGGTCCTCGCCCGTATCGAGGCGAAGGGCTATGCCCTGGTCGACATCCGCCTGGTGGAACCAGACCGCGAGCGCCTCGAGGCGCACTACGCCGAGCACGAGGGCAAGCCGTTCTACGAACCGCTCCTGGAGTTCATGATGTCGGGTCCGTCGGTGGCGATACGCGTCGCCGGAAACCGCGTCATCGAGGGGTTCCGCTCCCTGGCAGGCGCGACCGACCCGACGGCAGCGGCACCGGGAACCATCCGGGGCGATCTCGGACGCGACTGGGGACTGAAGGTGCAGCAGAACCTCGTGCACGGTTCGGACAGCCCTGAGTCGGCCGCGCGCGAATTGTCCATCTGGTTCTGA
- a CDS encoding bifunctional folylpolyglutamate synthase/dihydrofolate synthase: MGDRERADRVYEALLTRQGERWVQPRVERTRRVLELLDDPQHTYRVIHVTGTNGKTSTSRIIESLVRAHGLRTGLFTSPHLARFTERIMIDGEPVADAAVADAWDEIAPIVDLVDAELEAAGDAALTFFELLTVLAFVAFADAPIDVLVLEVGMGGSWDATNTADGDVAVFAPIDLDHADRLGETIVEIAAVKSGIIKSGAAAVSARQQPSAARVLHEAAARQSATLAVEQEDFALEDARLAVGGQLVTIRGLHARYTDVYLPLYGAHQAENATLAVAAVESLLAPGDRGLDPDVVAEGLGSATSPGRVQVIGADPTVVVDAAHNPHGARALVAALAASFDFDEWGVVLGVLDDKDAAGILEGLSAVEGPVFATVPDSERARDADGLADLVEAAGRRVTVHRDLQDAADAAREWAAASVRRAIVITGSVVLAGEAIVLAEDEDWRGGWRA, translated from the coding sequence ATGGGCGACCGCGAACGCGCCGATCGGGTGTACGAGGCGCTCCTGACCCGCCAGGGGGAGCGGTGGGTCCAGCCACGGGTGGAACGTACGAGACGGGTGCTCGAGCTGCTGGATGACCCGCAGCACACCTACCGCGTCATCCACGTCACCGGCACGAACGGCAAGACCTCCACCAGCCGCATCATCGAGAGTCTGGTGCGTGCGCACGGTCTGCGCACGGGACTGTTCACCAGCCCCCACCTGGCCCGGTTCACCGAACGGATCATGATCGACGGTGAACCCGTCGCCGACGCTGCGGTGGCCGATGCGTGGGACGAGATCGCGCCTATCGTCGACCTCGTCGACGCGGAGCTCGAGGCGGCCGGCGACGCGGCGCTGACCTTCTTCGAACTGCTGACCGTGCTCGCCTTCGTCGCCTTCGCCGATGCGCCGATCGATGTCCTCGTGCTCGAGGTCGGGATGGGCGGGTCGTGGGATGCCACGAACACCGCAGACGGTGACGTCGCCGTCTTCGCCCCGATCGATCTCGATCACGCCGACCGTCTGGGCGAGACCATCGTCGAGATCGCGGCGGTGAAGTCGGGGATCATCAAATCGGGTGCCGCCGCGGTGTCTGCGCGACAGCAGCCGTCCGCCGCGCGTGTGCTTCATGAGGCAGCCGCCCGGCAGAGCGCGACGCTCGCCGTCGAGCAGGAGGACTTCGCGCTCGAAGACGCCCGGCTCGCGGTGGGCGGCCAGCTCGTGACCATCCGGGGGCTGCATGCCCGGTACACCGACGTCTACCTGCCGCTGTACGGCGCACATCAGGCCGAGAACGCCACCCTGGCCGTCGCCGCGGTCGAGTCGCTCCTCGCACCCGGTGACCGCGGCCTCGATCCCGACGTGGTCGCCGAGGGTCTAGGCTCGGCGACGTCCCCCGGCCGCGTGCAGGTCATCGGCGCCGACCCCACCGTCGTCGTCGACGCCGCGCACAACCCGCACGGCGCCCGAGCGCTGGTCGCCGCCCTCGCGGCATCCTTCGACTTCGACGAATGGGGGGTGGTGCTCGGCGTTCTCGACGACAAGGATGCCGCGGGGATCCTCGAGGGCCTCTCGGCGGTCGAGGGGCCGGTGTTCGCCACCGTTCCCGATTCGGAGCGTGCGCGCGACGCCGACGGGCTGGCCGACCTCGTCGAGGCCGCCGGGCGAAGGGTCACCGTGCATCGCGACCTGCAGGACGCCGCCGATGCCGCGAGGGAGTGGGCCGCGGCGTCCGTCCGCCGTGCCATCGTCATCACGGGGTCCGTCGTCCTGGCCGGGGAAGCGATCGTCCTCGCCGAGGACGAGGACTGGCGCGGCGGGTGGCGCGCATGA
- a CDS encoding DUF4233 domain-containing protein: MTASAADRPRRPRRRRGAEESLGSIVLGFESLIAFLGGLVVYGLRALPEPIPAWWGIVAGTIVAVLMIITAGLLRHRWAIVVGWMLQVVVALGAILVPALLFVALIFGGMWGYATIKGASLDARNARRAAEERERNGD; encoded by the coding sequence ATGACCGCGTCTGCCGCCGACCGTCCCCGTCGTCCGCGTCGACGGCGGGGAGCCGAGGAGTCCCTCGGGTCGATCGTCCTCGGCTTCGAGTCGCTCATCGCCTTCCTCGGCGGCCTGGTCGTCTACGGGCTGCGAGCCCTCCCCGAGCCGATCCCGGCGTGGTGGGGAATCGTCGCGGGCACCATCGTCGCCGTCCTCATGATCATCACGGCCGGCCTTCTCCGGCATCGGTGGGCGATCGTCGTCGGATGGATGCTGCAGGTCGTCGTCGCGCTCGGTGCCATCCTCGTACCGGCGCTGCTCTTCGTGGCGCTCATTTTCGGTGGGATGTGGGGGTATGCCACCATCAAGGGTGCTTCCCTCGATGCGCGCAACGCGCGACGGGCGGCGGAAGAACGGGAACGAAACGGAGACTGA